A DNA window from Thalassospiraceae bacterium LMO-JJ14 contains the following coding sequences:
- a CDS encoding DNA polymerase IV — protein sequence MSAVCRDCARVFKVAPADNCPECGSSRFFTHPELLDLEIAHIDCDAFYASVEKRDNPDIRGKPVIVGGGRRGVVSACCYIARIYGIRSAMPMFKALKACPDAVVIRPNMEKYRVVGHQVREMMQSVTPLVEPISIDEAFLDLSGTRKLHHGSPAETLVRLAKRIEDEVGINVSVGLSFNKFLAKLSSDMDKPRGFAAIGRAEAVSFLAEKPVGILWGVGKALRAKLERDGIGKIGDLARYEESELVARYGAIGTRLKRFSEAKDVRNVDPESITKSISAETTFEDDVADTEALRVSLWTLSEKVARRLGRAGYACDGVQLKLKSADFKSITRSRKLSGPTKLADEIYKAAEAMLAGEADGKKLYRLIGVGAERLLPGDDADQPDLADPDRPKRVRVADAIDAVRDKFGEKAIGKGRGFKGS from the coding sequence ATGAGCGCGGTGTGCCGGGATTGCGCACGGGTATTCAAAGTCGCACCTGCCGACAATTGCCCTGAATGCGGAAGCAGCCGATTCTTCACGCATCCGGAATTGCTCGATCTCGAGATCGCGCACATCGATTGCGATGCCTTCTATGCCTCTGTCGAAAAGCGCGACAACCCGGACATCCGCGGCAAGCCGGTGATTGTCGGCGGCGGCCGGCGCGGTGTCGTCTCGGCGTGCTGCTATATCGCGCGGATTTACGGCATCCGTTCGGCGATGCCGATGTTCAAGGCGCTCAAGGCCTGTCCCGACGCCGTGGTGATCCGCCCGAACATGGAAAAATACCGCGTTGTCGGCCATCAGGTGCGCGAAATGATGCAGAGCGTCACCCCCCTGGTCGAGCCGATTTCCATCGACGAGGCCTTTCTCGATCTGAGCGGGACACGAAAACTGCACCACGGTTCGCCGGCCGAAACCCTGGTCCGGCTCGCCAAACGAATTGAGGACGAGGTCGGCATCAACGTCTCGGTCGGACTCAGTTTCAACAAGTTTCTGGCCAAGCTCTCGTCGGACATGGACAAACCGCGCGGTTTCGCCGCCATCGGCCGTGCCGAAGCGGTCTCGTTCCTGGCCGAAAAGCCGGTCGGCATCCTGTGGGGGGTCGGCAAGGCGCTCAGGGCAAAGCTGGAACGCGACGGCATCGGCAAAATCGGCGACCTCGCGCGCTATGAGGAAAGCGAACTGGTCGCCCGGTACGGGGCCATCGGCACGCGTCTGAAGCGGTTTTCGGAAGCCAAAGACGTCAGAAACGTCGATCCGGAAAGCATCACCAAGTCGATTTCCGCGGAAACCACGTTCGAGGACGATGTCGCCGACACGGAAGCCCTGCGTGTCAGCCTGTGGACGTTATCGGAAAAAGTCGCCCGCCGGCTGGGCCGCGCCGGATACGCCTGCGACGGCGTACAACTGAAGCTCAAGAGCGCCGACTTCAAAAGCATCACGCGGTCGCGCAAACTGTCCGGCCCGACCAAGCTCGCAGATGAAATCTACAAGGCCGCCGAGGCGATGCTGGCGGGCGAGGCCGACGGCAAGAAACTGTACCGCCTGATCGGTGTCGGCGCGGAACGGCTGCTTCCCGGCGACGATGCGGACCAGCCCGACCTTGCCGATCCCGACCGCCCAAAGCGGGTCCGGGTCGCCGACGCCATCGATGCGGTGCGCGACAAATTCGGCGAAAAGGCCATCGGCAAGGGGCGCGGGTTCAAGGGGTCGTGA
- a CDS encoding GAF domain-containing protein: MASNIRVRAGARRAQGRGGTAARAKVPGNESAQAGGDAEEVKAAVPARKNPPVPPSQRRKAAKENARANDADFDDPEDIEVPGGREGRISRMDKLRQADRKLKQAEMLLNVSRRVAAIESLDEVLETMVEMTTWELQAERGTLFLNDPVTDELYSRFAQGNFQREIRILNNSGIAGAVFQSGQGLIILDAYSDDRFNRTVDEQTGFKTHSILCAPVKTVKGDLIGVIQVLNKKKGEFTEEDLELLEAMTTQASVALQSTQFVEKMKKSREQELEFLDIVTDVTSDLELGSLLAKVMSEATRMLSADRGTLFINDEKTNELFSRVAMGDSIGEIRLPNTAGIAGAVFSSAKSVNIPYAYADLRFNPSFDKQTGYFTRSILCIPVTNKDGKVIGVTQVLNKRGGPFTEEDEARLKAFTSQIAIALENAKLFEDVQNMKNYNESMLESMTNGVVTLDDDGKIVTCNAAGLRILRAKAGDIIDKKAEEFFIEENAWLNDQAKEVDESGEGDIKMDAELVVGDEEEKDKISVNVTCLPLLSPEQKKLGVMYMLEDISSEKRMKSTMSRYMDPGLADQLMAGGDDALGGRAITATVLFSDVRGFTTLTESLGPQGTVQMLNEYFTIMVECISREGGMLDKFIGDAIMAGFGVPIPRDDDEDRAVRAGIAMISELWEWNKERVAKGEMPIDMGLGLNTDNVVTGNIGSPKRMDYTMIGDGVNLAARLESACKQYAARILISDLTYKKLKGTYRIRDIDRVIVKGKTKPVEILEVLDYHTEETFPNLMEVVNNFKGARGHYNKGDWDKSMALFRECLKANPNDKLAQIYIDRCEALKADPPKDWDGVFVMTSK, encoded by the coding sequence GTGGCAAGTAACATCCGGGTCAGGGCAGGTGCACGGCGCGCGCAGGGGCGCGGCGGCACTGCTGCGCGTGCCAAGGTGCCGGGCAACGAAAGCGCCCAGGCGGGTGGCGACGCCGAAGAGGTGAAAGCCGCCGTTCCGGCAAGGAAGAACCCGCCGGTCCCGCCGTCGCAGCGCAGAAAAGCCGCCAAGGAAAATGCCCGAGCCAACGATGCGGATTTCGACGACCCCGAGGATATCGAAGTCCCCGGCGGGCGCGAAGGCCGCATCAGCCGCATGGACAAGCTGCGCCAGGCCGACCGCAAGCTGAAACAGGCGGAAATGCTTTTGAACGTGTCGCGCCGTGTCGCGGCGATCGAAAGCCTGGACGAAGTCCTGGAAACCATGGTCGAGATGACGACCTGGGAGCTGCAGGCCGAACGCGGCACCCTGTTCCTCAACGACCCGGTCACGGACGAGCTTTATTCGCGTTTTGCGCAAGGCAACTTCCAGCGTGAAATCCGCATTCTGAATAACAGCGGTATCGCCGGCGCCGTGTTCCAGTCGGGCCAGGGACTGATCATTCTCGATGCGTACTCGGACGATCGCTTCAACCGGACGGTCGATGAGCAGACCGGCTTCAAGACGCACTCGATCCTTTGTGCCCCGGTGAAGACCGTCAAAGGCGACCTTATCGGTGTGATTCAGGTTCTGAACAAGAAGAAGGGCGAGTTCACCGAAGAGGACCTCGAACTTCTCGAGGCGATGACGACACAGGCTTCCGTCGCGCTGCAATCGACGCAGTTCGTCGAGAAGATGAAGAAGTCGCGCGAACAGGAACTTGAATTCCTCGACATCGTCACCGACGTGACGTCCGATCTGGAGCTGGGTTCGCTGCTGGCCAAGGTCATGAGCGAAGCGACGCGGATGCTCAGTGCCGACCGCGGCACGTTGTTCATCAACGACGAAAAAACCAACGAACTGTTTTCACGCGTTGCCATGGGCGACAGCATCGGCGAAATCCGCCTGCCGAATACGGCCGGGATCGCGGGCGCCGTGTTCTCGTCGGCGAAGTCGGTGAACATTCCCTATGCCTATGCCGATCTTCGCTTCAATCCCAGCTTCGACAAGCAGACAGGCTATTTCACCCGCTCGATCCTGTGTATCCCCGTCACCAACAAGGACGGCAAGGTTATCGGCGTCACGCAGGTGCTGAACAAGCGTGGCGGCCCGTTTACCGAGGAGGATGAAGCGCGGCTCAAGGCATTTACCTCACAGATCGCCATCGCGCTGGAAAACGCCAAGCTCTTCGAAGACGTTCAGAATATGAAGAACTATAACGAGAGCATGCTGGAATCGATGACCAACGGCGTCGTGACGCTGGACGATGACGGCAAGATCGTGACCTGCAACGCCGCCGGGCTGCGTATTCTGCGGGCCAAGGCCGGCGATATTATCGACAAAAAAGCGGAAGAGTTTTTCATCGAGGAAAACGCCTGGCTCAACGATCAGGCCAAGGAAGTCGACGAAAGCGGCGAGGGCGACATCAAGATGGATGCCGAACTGGTTGTCGGCGACGAAGAGGAAAAAGACAAAATCTCCGTCAACGTCACCTGCCTGCCGTTGTTGAGCCCCGAGCAGAAGAAGCTCGGCGTGATGTATATGCTGGAAGACATCTCGTCCGAGAAGCGCATGAAGTCGACGATGTCGCGCTACATGGATCCGGGCCTCGCCGATCAGCTGATGGCCGGCGGGGACGATGCCTTGGGCGGTCGTGCGATCACGGCGACGGTACTGTTCTCGGATGTGCGGGGCTTCACGACGCTCACCGAATCCCTCGGCCCGCAAGGCACGGTGCAGATGCTGAACGAGTATTTCACCATCATGGTCGAATGTATCTCCCGCGAGGGCGGCATGCTCGACAAGTTCATCGGCGATGCCATTATGGCCGGCTTCGGCGTGCCGATTCCGCGCGACGATGACGAAGACCGGGCCGTGCGCGCCGGTATCGCCATGATCAGCGAACTGTGGGAATGGAACAAGGAACGCGTCGCCAAGGGTGAAATGCCGATCGACATGGGACTTGGCCTGAATACCGACAACGTGGTGACCGGGAACATCGGTTCGCCGAAGCGCATGGACTACACGATGATCGGCGACGGCGTGAACCTGGCGGCGCGACTCGAATCGGCCTGCAAGCAGTACGCGGCGCGCATCCTGATCAGTGACCTGACCTACAAAAAGCTCAAGGGGACGTATCGGATTCGCGACATCGACCGGGTTATCGTCAAGGGCAAGACCAAGCCGGTCGAAATCCTGGAAGTGCTCGACTATCATACCGAAGAGACGTTTCCCAACCTGATGGAGGTCGTGAACAACTTCAAGGGTGCCCGTGGCCATTACAACAAGGGCGACTGGGACAAATCGATGGCGTTGTTTCGCGAGTGCCTGAAGGCAAATCCCAATGATAAACTGGCGCAGATCTACATCGATCGTTGCGAGGCGCTGAAGGCGGATCCGCCAAAAGACTGGGATGGCGTCTTCGTTATGACGTCAAAATAA
- a CDS encoding ribbon-helix-helix domain-containing protein, producing MNARMLTRNIMIAKRRTTVRLEAAVWDALDEICSNEGVTRHELCTRIDQVRGEANRAQAVRATVVNYFRLSQKPSFKTRMIDQALLGVDNQNA from the coding sequence ATGAACGCGCGAATGCTAACGCGAAATATCATGATCGCCAAACGGCGGACGACGGTACGGCTGGAAGCTGCCGTGTGGGATGCGCTCGATGAGATTTGCAGCAATGAAGGCGTTACGCGTCACGAACTGTGTACGCGGATCGATCAGGTGCGCGGCGAGGCAAATCGCGCACAGGCGGTAAGGGCGACCGTCGTCAATTATTTCCGGCTGTCGCAGAAACCGTCATTCAAAACCCGGATGATCGATCAGGCACTGCTGGGTGTGGATAATCAAAACGCTTAG
- a CDS encoding DUF2889 domain-containing protein, producing the protein MPLSKASPRKHMHTREIRCDAYQRDDGLWDVEGVITDTKSYSFENQDRDGVAAGEAVHQMRVRLTIDDEMVVHAAEAVTDAAPFNMCGDIAPDYEKLVGLKIGRGWRKNVVARLGRTHGCTHISDLVLGPLPVTAYQAVIPARRERGDDVGDSIRPATLDTCHTLAATSPIVKRRWPKFYVGDEDEASPDA; encoded by the coding sequence ATGCCGCTTTCCAAGGCCAGCCCCCGCAAACACATGCACACCCGTGAAATCCGCTGCGATGCCTATCAGCGTGACGACGGCCTGTGGGATGTTGAGGGGGTCATAACGGATACCAAGTCCTATTCCTTTGAAAATCAGGACCGTGACGGGGTCGCGGCCGGCGAAGCCGTGCATCAGATGCGGGTCCGTCTGACCATTGACGACGAGATGGTGGTGCATGCCGCCGAAGCCGTAACCGACGCCGCGCCATTCAACATGTGCGGCGATATTGCACCTGATTACGAGAAACTTGTCGGACTGAAGATCGGGCGTGGCTGGCGCAAGAACGTGGTTGCGCGTCTGGGCCGCACACATGGCTGCACGCATATTTCCGATCTTGTGCTTGGGCCTCTTCCGGTGACCGCGTATCAGGCGGTCATTCCGGCGCGCCGGGAGCGCGGCGATGACGTCGGCGACAGCATACGGCCGGCCACGCTGGACACCTGCCACACCCTTGCCGCGACCAGCCCGATCGTTAAAAGGCGCTGGCCGAAATTCTATGTAGGTGATGAGGATGAGGCATCACCGGATGCCTAA
- a CDS encoding TetR/AcrR family transcriptional regulator, producing MDGQDLINDETARPRNNNRRAGVLDAAAYRFRRQGYASTTMRDIAADAGMLAGSLYYHFKSKSALLLAVHEEGVRRIAEAVDGAVAACDPNDPWQQLENALAAHLQSLLDGGDYAQVVIRDLPADAPELRTKLIGLRDDYEKRFRHLVDALPLQNAGDAGWMRLMLLGAANWSKTWYRADGDTPAEIAGHFVRLLRNDKTVGTKP from the coding sequence ATGGACGGACAAGACCTCATAAACGACGAAACGGCAAGGCCCAGAAACAACAATCGCCGGGCTGGAGTGTTGGATGCGGCTGCTTACCGTTTCCGCCGGCAGGGTTATGCGTCGACGACCATGCGCGACATCGCCGCCGATGCGGGGATGCTGGCAGGGTCGCTTTATTATCACTTCAAATCCAAGTCGGCGCTGCTGCTGGCGGTTCACGAAGAAGGCGTGCGACGAATCGCCGAAGCCGTCGATGGTGCCGTGGCGGCTTGCGATCCGAACGATCCCTGGCAGCAGCTCGAAAACGCACTGGCGGCACATCTGCAAAGTCTTCTGGATGGGGGCGACTATGCGCAGGTGGTGATTCGCGATCTGCCCGCCGATGCGCCGGAATTGCGCACCAAGCTGATCGGGCTGCGTGACGATTACGAAAAGCGCTTCCGCCATCTGGTCGATGCCTTGCCGCTGCAGAACGCCGGGGACGCGGGCTGGATGCGGCTGATGCTGCTGGGTGCTGCGAACTGGTCGAAAACCTGGTACCGGGCGGACGGAGATACGCCGGCGGAAATCGCCGGTCATTTCGTCCGCTTGTTACGCAACGATAAAACCGTGGGAACAAAGCCATGA
- a CDS encoding cobalamin-dependent protein (Presence of a B(12) (cobalamin)-binding domain implies dependence on cobalamin itself, in one of its several forms, or in some unusual lineages, dependence on a cobalamin-like analog.), whose product MNTVEASQSSGIPSAVAGLARPPKVMVTKIGLDGHDRGSRLVASFLRDAGMEVIYTGPWQQVETVVNQAAQEDVDCVGVSSLATDHLLVPKLMRALKDAGLDDVIVIVGGIVPDDEEQMLKEAGVAQVFHPGCSRTDIVDGIAALIVERRKKLGE is encoded by the coding sequence ATGAATACAGTTGAAGCGTCTCAATCCTCCGGCATTCCGTCCGCTGTCGCCGGTCTGGCCCGCCCGCCGAAAGTGATGGTTACCAAGATCGGCCTCGACGGGCATGACCGCGGTTCCAGGCTGGTCGCTTCGTTCCTGCGCGATGCCGGGATGGAGGTGATCTACACCGGCCCCTGGCAGCAGGTCGAAACCGTCGTCAATCAGGCGGCGCAGGAAGATGTGGACTGCGTCGGCGTCAGTTCGCTGGCGACGGACCATCTGCTGGTGCCGAAGCTGATGCGCGCGCTGAAGGACGCCGGGTTGGACGATGTGATCGTCATCGTCGGCGGTATCGTCCCCGATGACGAGGAACAGATGCTGAAGGAAGCGGGGGTTGCGCAGGTATTTCATCCGGGCTGTTCACGCACCGATATCGTTGACGGCATTGCCGCGCTGATCGTCGAACGCCGCAAGAAGTTGGGAGAGTGA
- a CDS encoding acyl-CoA mutase large subunit family protein, which translates to MSEDRKNTALGQDFEAARDNWRDSYEAHLPNEKPRRNRSGIEIKPLYTPEDWSPDEYMPDLGFPGATPYTRGIYPTMHRGRSWTQRQLIGLATPEDYNARMRRIVDTGATALSMIPCNSVYRGYDIDEVDIEILGTCGTTINTIEDMETCLDGVPIGDMSVALNDPSPFTLLAFLLGVANRRDIPWSRISGTSNQSDYISHYVANHMFFRLALGGARRVFVDHVQFANERLPMWNPVSVVGQHMQQSGATPAEAMAFTLASAIQYAEDCQARGLDVDTFLPRFTFFFDISISFFEEIAKFRAGRRIWARLAKERLGATDSRAWRFKFHAQTSGVDLTRQQPLNNIARTTAQAIAGILGGLQSMHTDAYDEVLSTPTEAAAKIAIQTQNILREEAGLTDVIDPLGGSYYVEALTDQMEEKIMAAFDEIDAAGGMFAAVSSGLVQDKLGESSLDFQRRVESGEQTVVGVNAYADDEPVPVTPLERPERAAMEAQIAKLKTFKAERSNAAVEKALAAMARACGDESLNVFEALVAAAEVGATHGEMCACLRRELGFGQPLIAA; encoded by the coding sequence ATGAGCGAAGATCGTAAAAACACAGCGCTGGGCCAGGATTTCGAAGCCGCCCGCGACAACTGGCGGGATTCCTACGAGGCGCACCTGCCGAACGAAAAACCGCGCCGCAACCGTTCCGGCATCGAGATCAAGCCGCTGTATACGCCGGAAGACTGGTCGCCGGACGAGTACATGCCCGATCTCGGCTTTCCGGGCGCGACACCATATACGCGCGGCATCTATCCGACCATGCACCGCGGCCGCTCGTGGACGCAGCGCCAGTTGATCGGTCTCGCCACGCCGGAAGACTACAACGCCCGCATGCGCCGTATCGTCGACACCGGTGCCACGGCGCTCAGCATGATCCCGTGCAATTCGGTCTATCGCGGCTACGACATCGATGAAGTGGATATCGAGATTCTCGGCACCTGCGGCACCACGATCAACACCATCGAGGATATGGAAACCTGTCTCGACGGCGTGCCGATCGGCGACATGTCGGTGGCACTGAATGACCCGTCGCCGTTCACGCTGCTGGCGTTCCTGCTGGGGGTCGCCAACCGCCGCGATATTCCGTGGTCCAGGATTTCCGGCACCTCGAACCAGAGCGATTACATCTCGCACTATGTCGCCAACCACATGTTCTTCCGGCTTGCGCTGGGCGGCGCGCGCCGCGTGTTCGTCGATCATGTGCAGTTCGCCAACGAACGTCTGCCGATGTGGAACCCGGTCTCGGTGGTCGGGCAACACATGCAGCAGTCCGGCGCAACGCCCGCCGAAGCCATGGCCTTCACGCTGGCGTCGGCGATCCAGTATGCCGAGGACTGTCAGGCCCGCGGGCTCGACGTCGACACCTTCCTGCCGCGTTTCACATTCTTCTTCGATATCTCGATCAGCTTTTTCGAGGAAATCGCCAAGTTCCGCGCCGGGCGGCGCATCTGGGCGCGTCTCGCCAAGGAGCGGCTGGGCGCGACGGATTCCCGGGCCTGGCGGTTCAAGTTCCACGCCCAGACCTCGGGCGTCGATCTGACCCGCCAGCAGCCCTTGAACAACATCGCCCGGACCACGGCGCAGGCGATTGCCGGTATTCTCGGCGGGCTGCAGTCGATGCACACCGACGCCTATGACGAGGTGCTCTCCACACCGACCGAGGCGGCGGCCAAGATCGCCATCCAGACGCAGAACATCCTGCGCGAGGAAGCGGGCCTGACCGACGTCATCGATCCCTTGGGCGGATCGTACTATGTCGAGGCGCTGACCGATCAGATGGAAGAAAAAATCATGGCCGCATTCGACGAGATCGATGCCGCCGGCGGCATGTTCGCCGCCGTCTCTTCGGGGCTGGTGCAGGACAAGCTGGGCGAGTCATCGCTCGACTTCCAGCGCCGCGTCGAAAGCGGCGAGCAGACGGTTGTCGGCGTCAACGCCTACGCCGATGACGAGCCGGTCCCGGTGACGCCGCTGGAACGCCCGGAACGCGCGGCCATGGAGGCGCAGATCGCCAAGCTGAAGACGTTCAAGGCCGAACGCTCCAACGCCGCCGTCGAAAAAGCGCTGGCGGCGATGGCGCGGGCTTGCGGCGACGAAAGCCTGAATGTCTTCGAGGCGCTGGTGGCTGCTGCCGAAGTCGGCGCAACGCATGGCGAAATGTGCGCCTGCCTGCGCCGTGAGCTGGGCTTCGGTCAGCCGTTGATCGCGGCGTGA
- a CDS encoding hotdog fold thioesterase — MDTNVGAHSETRARVEAMLARDNCAGALGIEVVNASPGLLDLRMTISAEHLNFLKWGHGGVLFTLADTAFGMASNTYEQVSVGIDAHISYLSGVREGDVIEARAREISRTRRKAVYRVDVVRPSDDVAIVAFTGTVFITEQMVEDTLK, encoded by the coding sequence ATGGACACGAACGTGGGCGCACACAGCGAAACGCGCGCCCGCGTCGAGGCGATGCTGGCCCGCGACAACTGCGCCGGGGCGCTCGGCATAGAAGTGGTGAACGCGTCGCCGGGGCTTCTCGATCTCAGGATGACGATCAGTGCCGAGCACCTGAATTTCCTGAAATGGGGCCATGGCGGGGTTCTGTTTACCCTGGCCGATACGGCTTTCGGCATGGCATCGAATACCTACGAGCAGGTGTCGGTGGGTATCGATGCGCACATCTCATATCTGTCGGGGGTGCGCGAGGGCGATGTCATAGAGGCCCGGGCCCGGGAAATCAGCCGCACGCGCAGAAAGGCGGTTTACCGCGTCGACGTGGTCCGGCCATCGGACGATGTCGCCATCGTCGCCTTCACCGGGACGGTTTTCATCACCGAACAGATGGTCGAAGACACGCTCAAATAA
- a CDS encoding DMT family transporter, translating to MRNAPHQDNATLGITLVVSAMFIFATQDAITKTLAASYSVPQILWVRFVFYALFALAFSARKRPLRYCLKSNAPWLQIARSLLIVTEIGMFIVAIRYMTLAEMHALLATFPLMVTGIAALFLREPVGIRRWSAVFAGFIGVLIIIRPGIIDIKPAVFLALLTALMFAGYNVMTRLVAKYDDGETSTVYMAVIGAVVLTCIGPFYWIDPPLIDWFWLICLSFTAASGHFLLIKALEAAPASTLQPFNYTLLVFATVIGYLFFDNLPDFWTVVGASVVVASGLYTIYRERKRAPKAPPPLETAP from the coding sequence ATGAGAAACGCCCCGCACCAGGACAATGCCACGCTCGGGATCACACTTGTGGTTTCGGCGATGTTTATTTTCGCAACCCAGGACGCGATCACCAAGACGCTGGCCGCCAGCTATTCGGTGCCGCAGATCCTGTGGGTGCGGTTCGTTTTCTATGCTCTGTTCGCACTGGCGTTTTCGGCCCGCAAACGGCCGCTGCGATATTGCCTGAAAAGCAACGCGCCGTGGCTGCAGATCGCGCGTTCTTTGCTGATCGTCACGGAAATCGGCATGTTCATCGTCGCCATCCGCTACATGACGCTGGCCGAGATGCATGCACTGCTGGCGACGTTTCCGCTGATGGTCACCGGCATCGCCGCGCTTTTCCTCCGCGAGCCCGTCGGTATCCGCCGTTGGAGCGCCGTATTCGCGGGCTTCATCGGTGTGCTGATCATCATCCGTCCCGGCATCATCGATATCAAACCGGCGGTCTTTCTGGCTTTGCTGACGGCACTGATGTTCGCCGGCTACAACGTCATGACGCGCCTTGTCGCCAAATACGACGACGGCGAAACGTCGACGGTCTACATGGCCGTGATCGGTGCCGTCGTACTGACGTGCATCGGCCCGTTTTACTGGATCGACCCGCCGCTGATCGACTGGTTCTGGCTGATCTGTCTGTCGTTCACGGCGGCGTCGGGACATTTCCTGTTGATCAAGGCACTGGAAGCGGCCCCCGCTTCGACGCTGCAGCCGTTCAACTATACGCTTTTGGTATTCGCCACCGTGATCGGCTATCTGTTCTTCGACAACCTGCCGGATTTCTGGACCGTCGTCGGTGCATCGGTTGTCGTCGCCAGCGGTCTTTATACGATCTATCGCGAACGCAAGCGCGCGCCCAAGGCGCCGCCGCCGCTGGAAACAGCCCCCTGA
- a CDS encoding CBS domain-containing protein, whose translation MQRKIVPDIVKPVDVASVTPDDTVLNAAKIMRDRKIAALIVVDADGDLTGIVTERDIVFRATAEGKDPGSTKVSEIMTVNPDTLAPGDSSSDALELMQTRNYRHLPVVEGKKCIAVVSVRDLFNSVKESLEESIRETEAFVFGDRYGA comes from the coding sequence ATGCAGCGGAAAATCGTCCCCGATATCGTTAAACCCGTCGATGTCGCCAGTGTCACGCCCGATGACACCGTGCTTAATGCCGCAAAGATCATGCGCGACCGGAAAATTGCCGCCCTGATCGTCGTCGACGCGGACGGCGACCTGACGGGGATCGTCACCGAACGCGATATCGTTTTCCGCGCGACCGCCGAAGGCAAGGATCCGGGGTCCACCAAGGTATCGGAAATCATGACCGTCAACCCGGACACGCTGGCACCGGGCGACAGTTCATCGGACGCACTCGAACTGATGCAGACCCGGAATTACCGCCACCTGCCCGTCGTCGAGGGTAAAAAATGCATTGCCGTGGTGTCCGTCCGCGACCTCTTCAATTCGGTGAAGGAATCACTCGAGGAAAGCATCCGCGAAACCGAGGCGTTCGTCTTCGGCGACCGTTACGGCGCATAA
- a CDS encoding HlyC/CorC family transporter, which yields MLEIGLAIFVLLILSGFFSGAETALTAVSKHVMHQMEQSGDKRASIVNALHEDKERLIGAILLGNNLVNILASALATSLLIQLFGDNGVVFATIVMTALILIFSEILPKTYAIRNANSMALVVAPIIKPVVAVLAPITLGINAIVRQVLILVGAGPNAAESREAAEEELRGAIELHDGDEPSVKQERDMLRSVLELTEVQVEEIMTHRRNVVAIDVELPSEEIVSQVLESPYTRIPLWKDDPENIVAVLHAKALLREMMRLGGNAKDVDIMAISTPPWFIPEQTLLLDQLQAFRHRREHFALVIDEYGSNMGVVTLEDIIEEIVGDIDDEHDVEVTGVTAQADGSFQIDGSVTIRDLNREYEWDLPDAEASTIAGLVLHESRRIPEVGQSFMFHGFRFDIVSRQSNQITGIRVTPPSGDHDGAKE from the coding sequence ATGTTGGAAATCGGCCTCGCAATATTTGTGCTTCTGATCCTGTCGGGATTTTTCTCCGGCGCGGAAACCGCGCTGACAGCCGTATCGAAGCATGTGATGCATCAAATGGAGCAGAGCGGCGACAAGCGCGCGTCGATCGTCAATGCCTTGCACGAAGACAAGGAACGCCTGATCGGTGCGATCCTTCTCGGAAATAACCTGGTCAACATTCTCGCTTCGGCGCTGGCGACCAGCCTTCTGATCCAATTGTTCGGCGACAACGGCGTTGTCTTCGCAACCATTGTCATGACCGCCCTGATTCTGATTTTTTCCGAAATCCTGCCGAAGACCTATGCCATCCGCAACGCCAACAGCATGGCGCTGGTGGTTGCCCCGATCATCAAGCCGGTGGTCGCCGTGCTGGCCCCGATCACACTGGGCATCAACGCCATTGTCCGCCAGGTGCTGATCCTGGTCGGCGCCGGCCCCAATGCAGCGGAAAGCCGTGAAGCCGCGGAAGAGGAACTGCGCGGCGCCATCGAACTGCATGACGGCGACGAGCCGTCGGTGAAGCAGGAACGCGACATGCTGCGCTCGGTTCTGGAACTGACCGAAGTGCAGGTCGAGGAGATCATGACGCACCGCCGCAACGTGGTTGCGATCGACGTTGAATTGCCGTCCGAGGAAATTGTCTCTCAGGTGCTCGAAAGCCCGTACACGCGGATTCCGCTGTGGAAGGACGATCCTGAAAACATCGTCGCCGTTCTGCATGCCAAGGCCCTGCTCCGCGAAATGATGCGTCTCGGCGGCAACGCCAAGGATGTCGACATCATGGCAATTTCCACGCCGCCCTGGTTCATTCCGGAACAGACCCTTTTGCTCGATCAGTTACAGGCGTTTCGCCACCGCCGCGAACATTTCGCGCTGGTCATCGATGAATACGGCTCCAACATGGGGGTCGTGACGCTGGAGGACATCATCGAGGAAATCGTCGGCGATATCGATGACGAGCACGATGTGGAAGTCACCGGGGTCACCGCACAAGCCGATGGCAGCTTCCAGATCGACGGCTCGGTGACGATCCGCGATCTGAACCGTGAATACGAATGGGACCTGCCGGACGCAGAAGCCTCGACGATTGCCGGGCTTGTTTTACATGAAAGCCGGCGTATTCCGGAAGTCGGGCAGAGTTTCATGTTTCATGGTTTCCGTTTCGATATCGTCAGCCGGCAAAGCAACCAGATTACCGGCATCCGCGTCACACCGCCCAGCGGGGATCATGATGGCGCCAAGGAATAG